ATTAAACGCCCCGCTAGAGGAATCGCATTGCCTGCAAGTCGATTAGGATATCCGCTACCATCCCATTTTTCATGATGGCTGATTGCGATTGCTTTTGCCATTTCGAGATAGTCACCGTACGTCCCCATCGATTTGGCTGCAGAGGCTAAAATATCATACCCACGCTGCGCATGGCTTTTCATTACCTCAAACTCATCATCCGTCAATTTCCCTGGCTTAAGTAAAATATGATCAGGTATCGTTATTTTGCCCACATCATGTAAAGGCGCACAACGCGTCATCAGCTCAATCTGGTCATCACCAAGTTGCAAATGAGGTAGACTTCGTTGCGCTTGCTGTGCAATAAGCCTAACAAAGTGCTGAGTGCGTTTAATATGCATGCCGGTGTCTTCATCACGAAACTCAGCTAATGAAATCATTACGGATAAACTGGCATCTTGCAAGTTATAAATATCACTCAAACGCTTTTCTAATCGGGCTTCAAGCTCCGTGTTTTGCTGGCGCAAACTGTCATGGTAGCGCTTAAGTTGTATGTGGGTATGTATCCGCGCTTTTAGTACATCCGGATTAATCGGCTTGGTAATAAAGTCGCTGCCACCCACTGACAAGGCACGTTGTTCATCTTCGGTGTTACTTAGTGCGGTTAAAAACAACACGGGTATTGACTGAGTATGCGCTTGGGTTTTGAGACGCTGGCAAACGTCATAACCATCCATTTCAGGCATCATCACGTCTAACAAAATTAAGTCAACCTCCAAGCGTTCAAGCAGTTTGAGTGCTTTAATACCTGAGTTGATTAACTTCACTTGGTAGTCTCTTTCAAGTAGCGCATTTAACAACGTAAGATTAGCGGGCGTATCATCAACGCAGAGAATGGTCGGCTTTAAGGCAAAGGACATAAAAAACGGTCTCTTTAGTTCATAAAAAACATATATTTAAATACATGCTAATGCTGATAAATTATAACAAACGTCTATAAAATCAAACTGCCTATTATCAAAATTTCAACTAGGATTGTACTTTAAACTATAGGGCTGAGCGTTGCACTTACTCTTTAATACCACTGTTCAAAAACCATCGCTATTCAAGCCGCCCCAGTGATTATCAAGCTAGTACAAACAGCACACATGCTTATCTTAAGCGACTCGAGAATTCGATTTTGCAACATGGATTATTGTAGCAGCTAGATAAGGTTTATTCCATTGTTAATACGCTCATCAATCGCGAGCGGGACTGCTTAACGCACCCATCTAAACCCTACCAGCATTTCTGACCAGCTGTTCGAATAAGGTGATTTGAGCGATTGATAAATTTTAGCGCTTGACAAAACACTTCCCCAGCGATAACCTCTGACTCATCTCTCGGGGTGCTTTCGCGCAAGCGGAAGCTGAGAAGGTCTTCGACCTAACCCGCTGAACTTGAACTGGTTAGAACCAGCGTAGGGAAGAGAAGCATCTTAATCGGCGTAACCATTTCACCTTTTAATTTCTCGTTTTCGCGCTGTTTTTCTATCCCAAAACTATTTGGAGAAAAACATGACTCAAAACATTAAGCACACGGCTGAACACAGCGAAATCACTCGCGAACCGTTACCGGCTTCGACAAAAACCTATATCCCTGGCGAAATCCATAAAGACATTCGTGTGCCGATGCGCGAAATCGCTTTGACCAATGGCGAAACCCTGACGGTTTATGATACCTCCGGCCCTTACACTGACCCCAATGCCAAAATTGATTTAACCCAAGGGATTGAACCGATTCGTAAAAGCTGGATTGGCGCGCGTGGCGATGTTGAAGTCTATGAGGGCCGTCAAACTCAAGCGGTGGACAATGGTTACAAGCGTGAAACCGATGTGCCAGAAGCATTGTTGGTGGCGGAAAAGGGCTTAAAACGTAAACCGCTACGCGCTAAAGCCGGCAAAAACGTCACCCAAATGCATTATGCCCGCCAAGGCATTATTACGCCGGAAATGGAGTTCATCGCGATTCGTGAAAACCAGCGCCATACTGAAGTGATTGATGCCGAACGCGAAGCGCGCTTAAAAGGCGAAAGCTTTGGCGCGAATCTGCCAGCGTTGATTACCCCTGAGTTTGTGCGTGCCGAAGTTGCCGCTGGGCGCGCGGTGATCCCAAATAACATTAACCATCCGGAATCCGAGCCGATGATTATCGGTCGTAATTTCTTGGTTAAAATCAACGCCAATATCGGTAACTCGGCACTGACCTCGTCGATTGCCGAAGAAGTCGAAAAAATGGTTTGGTCAACCCGCTGGGGCGGCGATACGGTGATGGATTTATCGACCGGTAAAAACATTCACGCTACCCGCGATTGGATTGTGCGCAACTCGCCGGTGCCGATCGGTACCGTGCCTTTGTATCAAGCCTTGGAAAAGGTGAATGGCGTGGTTGAAGATCTGAGTTGGGAGGTTTACCGCGATACGTTGATTGAACAGGCCGAACAGGGGGTGGATTATTTTACGATTCACGCTGGCGTGCTATTGCGTTATGTGCCGATGACGGCCAAACGTGTCACCGGCATTGTGTCGCGTGGCGGTTCGATTATGGCGAAATGGTGTTTAGCGCACCATAAAGAAAGTTTTCTCTACACCCATTTCGAGGATATCTGCGAAATTATGAAAACCTATGATGTTAGCTTCTCACTCGGTGATGGCTTGCGTCCGGGTTCGTTAGCGGACGCGAATGATGAAGCGCAATTAGCTGAGCTCAAAACCCTAGGCGAGCTGACTAAAATCGCTTGGAAACATGATGTGCAAACCATTATCGAAGGCCCGGGTCACGTACCGATGCACAAGATTAAAGAAAACATGGATTTGCAGTTAGAGCTTTGTCACGAAGCGCCTTTTTATACCCTTGGCCCCTTGACCACCGATATTGCACCGGGTTATGACCATATTACCTCAGCGATTGGCGCAGCGATGATCGGCTGGTACGGTACGGCGATGCTGTGTTATGTCACGCCTAAAGAACACTTGGGCTTGCCCAACCGTGAAGATGTAAAGGAAGGCTTAATGGCCTATAAAATCGCTGCTCATGCCGCAGATATTGCTAAGGGGCATCCGGGGGCGCGTTATCGTGATGATGAAATGAGTAAAGCCCGCTTTGAATTCCGCTGGATGGATCAGTTTAATATTGGGCTTGATCCTGAACGCGCAATGGCCTATCACGATGAAACCCTACCGCGGGATTCGGCCAAAGTAGCGCATTTCTGCTCGATGTGTGGGCCAAAATTCTGCTCGATGAAAATCAGCCAAGAAGTGCGCGATTACGCCGCAAAATTGGGTGTGGATGAGCAAAAAGCGTTAGAGGCGGGCATGGCGGAACAAGCGCAAACGTTTAAAGAGCTTGGTAGTGAAATTTCAGTGCCAGTTGTTCAGCTGGCTGACCAACTGAAAAAACAGGCTTAAGTCATGAGTGGCGCGACCTTAGGCGGTTTAAAAACTGTTGGTATCGTCGGAGCAGGCCTGGTGGGGCGGGTGTTGGCGTTGAATTTAATTCAGCGCGGCATTCAGGTCACGCTCTATGAAAAAGATAGCGCCAACACTCAACCCAATGCGGCTGGATACACCGCAGCAGGCATGCTTGCGCCTTTTGCTGAGTTGGAGTTAATGGATGCCCAATTGTTTCAACTGGGTGTACGCTCAATTGAACTTTGGCCGGATTTGTTGAACTGGATGGCGGAGCAGGATTGCGCGGTGGACTTTCAGCATCGCGGCAGCTTGATTCTAGCGCACCATAATGACCGTGCCGACTTACAACATTTTATGCGTCAACTGACTCATAAACTGCCGGACGGCTATCAGGTTGAACCGCTCAATAATGCACGCTTAACCCAACTGGAACCCGAACTCGCCCATCACCACCAGGCCTGGTGGCTGCCGAATGAAGGCCAAGTGGATTCAACGCAGTTTTTTGCTCAAAGCGAACGCCTGCTAAAAAATAATCCGCTGGTGGAATGGCGCGAAAATCAGCCTGTTGAGCATCTGGCAAACCGCCAGATTGAAGGAATAACGTTTGATTGGGTGTTTGATTGTCGTGGCTTAGGCGCAAAAGCAGACATCCAAGATTTACGCGGGGTGCGGGGTGAAGTGTTTTGGTTGGATGCGCCAGAAGTCAAACTCAGCCGTCCGGTGCGCCTCATGCATCCGCGTTATCGCATTTATATTGTGCCGCGCGCCAATGGGCGTTATGTGATTGGCGCGAGTGAAATCGAAAGCGATGATCGCAGCCCTATGTCAGTGCGCTCTAGCTTAGAATTATTGTCGGCGGTCTACAGTGTGCATCCGGGTTTTGCCGAAGCGCGCATCGTCAATCAACTGACCAATTGCCGCCCGGCGCTGGGCGATAACCTGCCAAGGATTGAACAATTCGACGGCCTCACGCGCATTAACGGTTTATATCGCCACGGCTATTTGTTTTCGCCCGCGATTGTTGAAAAAGCATTAGCGCAGCTTGTTTGAACGCGCTTTCGCCTTGTGAACGAGAGCAAAGAGCTGGCTTATTTGTACGTCATCCCGGAGTATTTGTACGTCATCCCGGCGCAGGCCGGGATCTCTTGAGGTTGTGTGCCGTCGGTTTGAGATTCCGGCCTTCGCCGGAATGACGCGTTTTGCCCTCGTTCCCACTGTCCTCAGTGGGAACGCAGACCGACTTTTCGGTTGGAGCGAATTAACCCGACCTGCCTAGTAGGCGTTCCCACGCACAGCGTGGGAACGAGAAAAGAAGTGTGCATACGTTAGAGAGCATGGGAACGAGGTAAAACCTTCGCGTCGCTATGGAATGAAAACAGGTGAAATATGATTTTACTGATTAACGATAAACCCAATGAAACCAACGCAACCAACCTAGCAGGCCTGGTGGCGGAATTAAAAATTGAAGGCGCATTTGCCTTGGCGCGAAATGAAAACTTTGTGCCCAAAAGCCAGTATGCCCAGACACCCATAGCGGAAAACGACCGCATAGAAATCGTCGCCCCGATGCAAGGCGGATAATCATTTGCCTGAGGTGAATAGGTTTACTGCGCAGGAAAGCAATGGTACATTAAGTGGTACGCTTTATAAACACAAGAGGCTAACCCCATGATGACTTTAACCGCGACAGAAGCCAGAAAAACATTTTTTGAGCTGATTAAACAGGCAAATCAGCAGCATGAAATGTTTCAAGTACAACACAAAACCGGTAATGCCGTCATTATGTCGGCCGAAGATTATGAGAGTTTACAGGAAACACTTCACCTTTTATCGCAGCCAGATTTTAAACAAACATTTAGTCAGTCTGTTGCTCAAGCCGATTCTGGTGATTTAGCCAGTTTTGACGAGGTATTCGGAGAACCACAGTGAGTTGCGAGGGCTATCAAATTGTGTTCACGAAACTGGCACAAAAGGATGTGGTAAAACTCTCGCCAAAGCTTAAAAACAAACTCAAGGACATTTTACGCAATAAAATCGCCATCGCACCCGAAACCGGTAAGCTGCTGATGGGTGATTTAGAAGGCTATTATTCCGTGCACTTGAGTTTTCAGGATCGCATTGTCTATCGCATAGAACAGGGACAATGCATTGTTTTAGTTGTTCGTGCAAAAACCCATTATGGTGAATAAAAAACAGGATAAGACTATGACCCCTAACAACCAGGCCTGGTTACTCGCGGATAAAAAAATTAACAGCCGCTTACTAATCGGTTCGGCTTTGTATCCGTCACCAGATATTATGCGCCAAGCGATTCAAGCCAGTGGCAGCCAAGTGGTCACGGTATCCATTCGCCGCCAGAACCCCGGTGATCAGAGTGGGCAGGCCTTTTGGCAGATTATCCAGTCACTGGGTTGTCATATTTTGCCAAATACCGCCGGTTGTCGAAATGCCAAAGAAGCGATAACCACCGCGCAAATGGCGCGTGAAATTTTCGGCACCCACTGGATTAAGCTCGAAGTTATTGGTGATGATTACACCTTACAACCTGATCCGTTTGATCTGGTCAAAGCTGCCCAGGCTTTAGTTGAAGACGGCTTTGAGGTTTTCCCTTATGCCAGTGATGATTTGGTGTTGTGTCAGCGTTTAGTCGATGTCGGCTGTCGGATTGTAATGCCCTGGGCGTCACCGATTGGTTCTGGCAAAGGCATAATGAATCCCTACAATATGGAACTGATCCGCCAACGCCTCGACAAAACCACCTTAATTGTCGATGCGGGCATCGGTAAACCTTCGCACGCGGCGCAAGCCCTAGAAATGGGCTTTGATGGTGTACTGCTTAACTCGGCGGTGGCCTTAGCCGATGATCCGGTCAAAATGGCCGGCGCTTTCAAATATGCCATGAACGCCGGACGCCTAGGCTTTGAAGCAGGTAGCATGCCGCAACGCGAACTCGCCAGCGCCTCCACCCCAACCCTCGGCACCCCGTTTTGGCATCAGGGTTGACGCCAACCTGACTCAACAATGATAACGACATTGAACAATCTAGAGCTGCTCACCTGTTACTTTATAGACGAGCTGTTGTTCTATGTCGATGCGGCGTGACCAGCCGCTGCACCAATTGGGCTTTAGCGGTTAGGGAGCGCCCAAGCCGCTAAAAGGTTGGTACTGAATGGCTTTAATCAACGAATTGATACGCTTGAGTTTATATTTTTCTGTTTTTTGCCAATAAAGATAGACGCTCTACCCCTTGTTATTCGATGCATTTACTGCCAGAATCAAACTTGTGTTTTCATTACATTAAGGAGAAGCGCATGGCGACGATTACATTAAAAGGCAATCCAATTGAAACAGTAGGCGAACTTCCAACTATCGGCACGATGGCGCCAGAAGCGGCATTAACCCAAGCCGATTTAAACGATATTTTATTAGCTGACCTTAAAGGCTCGCGCTTGGTTTTGAATGTATTTCCAAGCATTGACACTAGCGTGTGTGCCGCCTCGGTTCGCATGTTTAACCAGCAAGCGGCACAACTCGACAACACCAAAGTGTTATGTATTTCAGCCGATTTGCCCTTTGCGCAAGCTCGATTTTGCGGCGCAGAAGGCATTGAAAACCTGATAATGCTTTCAACTTTTCGCCATGATGTGTTCGGTTCGGCCTTTGGTTTAACCATAAAAACGGGACCATTAGCGGGCTTACTCTCCCGTGCCATCATTGTAATCGATGAAACGGGTCAGATTATCTACACCGAACAAGTGCCTGAAATTGCACAAGAACCCAACTATAGCGCGGCGCTAGCTGCACTTTAACCTCCCCCACTCTCAACTAGCCGAGCAACCAAGCTTTTAAGTCCATAAGGCTTGGGTTGCTTAGCTTAACCCTTCATAGTTTTTCTATTTGGAAAAAGTATTTTTATATTTTGACGATTATCATTCTCTGGCGAAAAATGTACCATACAGTTAAATCATTTGAGAAATTGACTATGTGGCGCAATACTCCAAATTATTATGGTCTCATTCACATCGGCTTACATTGGCTGATTGCACTCGCCGTGTTGGGGTTATTTGCTTTAGGTTTGTGGATGACACAACTTGATTATTACAGCCCTTATTATCGTAGTGCACCGGATTTGCATCGCAGTATTGGGGTGTTAGTGGTAACGGCTATGCTGTTTCGTTTTGCATGGAAGTTATTCAACCCAACAGTCCAACCACTTCAAACCCATCGTATTTGGGAACTATGGTTGGCACACATAGCCCATGCACTGATGTACTTGCTGGTGATTGCGCTGGGGGTCAGCGGCTACATGATTACCACCGCTCACGGCCAGCCTTTAATGATTTTTGATTGGTTCGCTTTGCCAGCTATCAATTTTGGCATTGAATACCAGGAGGAAGTGGCGGGAGATTGGCATGAGCGATTCGCTTGGGGTTTGATTGCGCTAGTTGGCTTGCATCTGCTTGGCGCACTCAAACATCATTTGATTGATAAAGATTCAACTCTAAAACGGATGCTTTCTTATAAAAAAAACCCGGTCAAAGGAGATTTACCATGAAAAAACTAAAGGCGTTATTTATCGGTGCGGCGGCGGTGTTACTTGCGCCGCTTGTCCAGGCCCAGGCCACCACCTATGATATTGATGTGCAGGGGATGCACGCTTCAATTAACTTTAAAGTCAACCATTTAGGCTTTAGCTGGCTAGTGGGACGGTTTGATAAGTTTGAGGGTTATTATGTGCATGACCCAAAAAACCCAGCGAATGAAAAGGTTGAGGTCACAATTGATACCCGTAGCATCAACTCCAACCATGCCGAGCGCGATCGACATTTACGCAGTGATGATTTTTTAAACGTGCGTCGTTACCCTGAAGCGAAGTTCGTTAGCACTAGCGTGGTCAACCAAGCCGATGGCAGCAAATTGATAAAGGGCAACTTTACTCTGAATGGGGTCACCCAACCTTTAGAGATAGTCGCAACTAAAATTGGCGAGGGCACGGATCCTTGGGGTGGCTATCGTTCGGGTTTTGAGGGGTCAACCGAGTTTAAAATGAAAGACTTTAATTTTAAACGTGATTTAGGCCCAGGTTCTGCAACCGTTTATCTGGATTTACATATTGAGGGTATTAAACGTTAACAATCTGAGACTCTAGCCCGCTTAATGCGGGCTTTTCAAATATCACTACCAGTAATGTAAAACAAGACCCAATAAAATTACCAGGCCCGCCCAGTGATTTAGCTTAAAGGCTTCAAAGCACATTAGGGGGTCACGATCCCTGATCATCCACTGATGGTAACCAAACATTAGCGCCACAGCTACTAGGCTCAGATAATAGATCAAACTGAGCGCATAGAGCAACCCTAACCAAACTAACAGACCCAACATGAACCCTTGCAGCATGCCGACAATCAACCGGTCATAGTCACCAAACAATACCGCTGTCGATTTAATGCCCACTTTTAAATCATCCTCCCGATCGGCCATCGCATAAAGCGTATCGTAGATCAATGTCCATACCAACACGATGGCAAACAACAACCAGGCCTGGTTGGGAATCTGGTTTTGTACCGCTGCAAAGGCCATCGGAATCGCCCAGGCAAAAGCCGCGCCGAGAAACAATTGTGGCCAATGGGTAAAGCGCTTGGTAAAAGGATAAAGCGCCGCTAAGGCAACCGCACCCAGGGATAGAAATATCGTAAAGGGATTAAGTAGCAGCACAAGGCTAAAGCCTATCAAACAAAGTAGTAGAAAAAAAACCAACGCCTGCTGCGGTGAAATGATTCCTGTTGCTAGTGGACGATTACAGGTGCGTGCCACCTCACCATCCCAATGGCGATCGGCATAATCATTAATTACGCAACCTGCCGAGCGCATAATAATGGCACCCAAAATAAACACTAAAAGTACCAGGCCTGGTGGTTTAGCTTCAGCCGCCAACCATAATGCCCAAAGCGCGGGCCAAAGCACCAAATAAATGCCGACTGGCTTATCAAGACGCATCAGCTGTATATAGGCATTTATTTTTGAGTTAAGACTAGCTAAAGACATGCGCATAGCCCATTTGTTTTAACCATGCAATGCCCAGTGGGCTGGCTTCGATCTCATAGCTAACTTCATTGTAGCGCTCACTGTGATGCAAGGTAATTTTAGCCTTGTCTTTTTCCCAAGTTGACATCACCGTCCAACCCATTAAATGGCTTTGACCGCCATCAAATCCTGTACGCTTCCAGCCTTGCTCGGCTAACTGCTGTTGAATTTGTTGATATTGCTGCTCTGTTAACATACGCGCCCTTTAGGATTTTTTAACTGGCTTGTGCCAACCTTTTATGGTCAACTGCTTGGCGCGACTCAAGGTCAATTCACCCTGTGGAGCCGTTTTGGTAATCGTCGAACCGGCACCAATCGTCGCATCATCTTCAATCGTAACAGGCGCAACCAATTGGGTATCTGAACCAACAAACACCCGGTCACCTATAATAGTTTGATGTTTATTAACACCGTCATAATTACAGGTAATGGTGCCCGCACCAATATTTACGCCAGCGCCCATTTGGGTATCGCCAATATAACTAAGATGGTTGACCTTCGACCCCTGAGCAATACGCGACTTTTTAACTTCAACAAAATTTCCGATATGAACCTGATCAGCAAGCTCCGTACCCGGACGAAGACGCGCATAGGGGCCAACCTGGCAGGCTGCACCGACTTTGGTCTGCTCCAAATGACTAAAAGGCTTAATATGTGCGCCTTGTGCAATTTCAACATCTTTTAAAATGCAGTTTGCGCCAATCTTAACACCATCCGCTAATTTAACCTGACCCTCAAAGACCACATTAACATCAATTTCAACATCCTGACCAATTTCAACCTGACCACGAATATCAACTCTTCTAGCATCAATAAGAGTTGCACCCTGCTCCATCAACAAGCAGGCCTGCTGGTATTGATATTGTCGCTCTAAATCCTGTAATTGGGCTTTATTATTCACGCCCAAAACTTCAATCTCGTCGCTAGGTGAACAGGTTTTTACCTGATAACCATCCGCTACTGCTTTAGCGATAATATCAGTAAGATAATACTCAGCTTGTGCATTGTCGTTGCTGAGATGCGCTAACCATCCTAAAAGCTGATGACCCTGTACCGCCATAATGCCCGTGTTAACTTCTTGAATCGTTAATTGTTGATCATTGGCATCTTTCTGCTCGACAATCTGCCCGACCTTGCCTTGAACGTCCCGAACAATACGACCATATCCCGTTGGATTATTAAGCTTAATCGTTAGTAAGCTTAAAGGACTCAACTCATCAACTAAAGATAATAGTTTGATAAGTGTTTTCCGACTGATAAGAGGGACATCTCCATACAAAATCAGCACTTGATCATCTGCATTAATAAATGCTTGCGCCTGCTGAACCGCATGTCCAGTACCTAACTGTTCTGCTTGCATACACCAAACAAGACTTGTATCACCGAAGACCTGTTTAACACTATCGGCTGCGTAACCCACTACCGCGATAATCTGTTCTGGTTTAAGTGATACTGAGGTGTCAATAACATGACCAAGTAGAGGCTTCATCGCCAGAGGTTGTAAAACCTTAGGTTGTTTTGAACGCATACGCGTACCCTTTCCTGCCGCGAGTATAACAATTTTCAAACCCATAATAACTCTCCAGATAATCCTCAAGATTTTACTCGATTAGAAATAAACAAAATCTTCAGGATTAATTTAAAGGTAAAAAAAAGCGCCCGGAGGCGCTCTTTTTTGGGAACAATATTAAGCCATACCAGTTTTTTGCAAACGCTCACGTAATTTAGTGATTGTTTGAATTTGGGCAACCGCTTCTGCCAACTCGACTTGCGCACGCGCAATGTCAACTTCACTTTTCGCGTTTTCCATTGCATCCTCAGCACGCTGCTTCGATTCGGCCGCTAGTGACTCATCCAAGTCTCGTGAACGCACGCACGTATCAGCCAAAATAGTCACAACATGAGGTTGCACTTCAATCATTCCGCTATTAATGTAATATGAATCTTCTTCATCACCACTTTTAACACGGACTTCACCAGGTTTAAGCTGGCTTAAAAACTGGGTATGAAGAGGTAGAATACCGACTTCTCCATTGGCAGCCTGTGCGAAAAGCCTATCAGCTTTTCCTGAGAAAATCTCACCTTCCGCACTTACGATATCTACTTGCATAGAGAATGCCATGACCTATTACCCCTTATATTTCTGAGATTTCTCGATGACCTCATCAATAGTTCCACAGAACATAAATGCCTGCTCAGGCACGTCGTCCATTTCACCACTCAAAATCATTTTGAAACCACGAATGGTTTCAGCTAGAGGAACATAACGTCCATCTTCACCGGTAAACACTTTCGCTACGAAATAAGGCTGAGAGAAGAAACGTTGCATCTTACGAGCACGCGCTACTAACGCACGGTCTTCTTCTGAAAGCTCATCCATACCCAAAATGGCAATAATGTCTTTCAACTCCTTATAACGCTGCAGCGCCTGCTGTACACCGTTAGCCACATTGTAATGCTCTTGACCCACAACCAATGGATCCAACTGACGTGAGGTTGAATCTAATGGATCAATCGCTGGGTAAATACCCGTTTCTGCGATCGAACGGTTCAGTACTACAGTTGCATCCAAGTGAGCAAAAGTGGTAGCAGGTGACGGGTCAGTTAAGTCGTCAGCTGGTACATATACCGCTTGGATAGAAGTGATAGAACCAGTTTTGGTTGAGGTAATGCGCTCTTGCACTTCACCCATTTCTTGAGCAAGCGTTGGCTGGTAACCTACCGCAGAAGGCATACGACCTAACAAAGCAGATACTTCAGTACCTGCCAGCGTGTAACGGTAGATGTTGTCAACGAAGAACAACACATCACGACCTTCATCACGGAAATATTCAGCCATGGTTAGACCCGTTAGGGCTACACGTAAACGGTTTCCTGGCGGCTCATTCATCTGACCATAAACCAAGGCAACCTTATCCAGTACGCCACCCTCATTCATTTCATGATAGAAGTCATTACCTTCACGAGTACGCTCACCTACACCTGCAAATACAGAGTAACCTGAGTGCTCAATTGCGATGTTACGAATTAATTCCATCATGTTTACGGTTTTACCAACACCGGCACCACCGAATAAACCAACTTTACCACCCTTAGCGAATGGGCAAATCAAGTCAATAACTTTAACACCGGTTTCAAGTAATTCTTGAGAAGCGGCTAATTCTTCAAACTTAGGTGCTTTACGGTGAATCGGCATACGCATGTCAGTTTCAACCGGACCTGCATTGTCAATTTCATTACCTAAAACATCAAAGATACGACCTAGCGTTGCTTTACCCACTGGTACAGAAATCGCTGCACCCGTGTTGCTAACTTTCATTCCACGCTTTAAACCATCTGATGAACCCATCGCGATAGCACGAACAACGCCATCACCGATTTGCTGTTGAACCTCTAGGGTCAAACCATTA
The nucleotide sequence above comes from Thiomicrospira sp. R3. Encoded proteins:
- a CDS encoding thiazole synthase; the protein is MTPNNQAWLLADKKINSRLLIGSALYPSPDIMRQAIQASGSQVVTVSIRRQNPGDQSGQAFWQIIQSLGCHILPNTAGCRNAKEAITTAQMAREIFGTHWIKLEVIGDDYTLQPDPFDLVKAAQALVEDGFEVFPYASDDLVLCQRLVDVGCRIVMPWASPIGSGKGIMNPYNMELIRQRLDKTTLIVDAGIGKPSHAAQALEMGFDGVLLNSAVALADDPVKMAGAFKYAMNAGRLGFEAGSMPQRELASASTPTLGTPFWHQG
- the thiC gene encoding phosphomethylpyrimidine synthase ThiC is translated as MTQNIKHTAEHSEITREPLPASTKTYIPGEIHKDIRVPMREIALTNGETLTVYDTSGPYTDPNAKIDLTQGIEPIRKSWIGARGDVEVYEGRQTQAVDNGYKRETDVPEALLVAEKGLKRKPLRAKAGKNVTQMHYARQGIITPEMEFIAIRENQRHTEVIDAEREARLKGESFGANLPALITPEFVRAEVAAGRAVIPNNINHPESEPMIIGRNFLVKINANIGNSALTSSIAEEVEKMVWSTRWGGDTVMDLSTGKNIHATRDWIVRNSPVPIGTVPLYQALEKVNGVVEDLSWEVYRDTLIEQAEQGVDYFTIHAGVLLRYVPMTAKRVTGIVSRGGSIMAKWCLAHHKESFLYTHFEDICEIMKTYDVSFSLGDGLRPGSLADANDEAQLAELKTLGELTKIAWKHDVQTIIEGPGHVPMHKIKENMDLQLELCHEAPFYTLGPLTTDIAPGYDHITSAIGAAMIGWYGTAMLCYVTPKEHLGLPNREDVKEGLMAYKIAAHAADIAKGHPGARYRDDEMSKARFEFRWMDQFNIGLDPERAMAYHDETLPRDSAKVAHFCSMCGPKFCSMKISQEVRDYAAKLGVDEQKALEAGMAEQAQTFKELGSEISVPVVQLADQLKKQA
- the thiS gene encoding sulfur carrier protein ThiS yields the protein MILLINDKPNETNATNLAGLVAELKIEGAFALARNENFVPKSQYAQTPIAENDRIEIVAPMQGG
- a CDS encoding cytochrome b codes for the protein MWRNTPNYYGLIHIGLHWLIALAVLGLFALGLWMTQLDYYSPYYRSAPDLHRSIGVLVVTAMLFRFAWKLFNPTVQPLQTHRIWELWLAHIAHALMYLLVIALGVSGYMITTAHGQPLMIFDWFALPAINFGIEYQEEVAGDWHERFAWGLIALVGLHLLGALKHHLIDKDSTLKRMLSYKKNPVKGDLP
- a CDS encoding type II toxin-antitoxin system RelE/ParE family toxin, with translation MFTKLAQKDVVKLSPKLKNKLKDILRNKIAIAPETGKLLMGDLEGYYSVHLSFQDRIVYRIEQGQCIVLVVRAKTHYGE
- a CDS encoding HD domain-containing phosphohydrolase — protein: MSFALKPTILCVDDTPANLTLLNALLERDYQVKLINSGIKALKLLERLEVDLILLDVMMPEMDGYDVCQRLKTQAHTQSIPVLFLTALSNTEDEQRALSVGGSDFITKPINPDVLKARIHTHIQLKRYHDSLRQQNTELEARLEKRLSDIYNLQDASLSVMISLAEFRDEDTGMHIKRTQHFVRLIAQQAQRSLPHLQLGDDQIELMTRCAPLHDVGKITIPDHILLKPGKLTDDEFEVMKSHAQRGYDILASAAKSMGTYGDYLEMAKAIAISHHEKWDGSGYPNRLAGNAIPLAGRLMALADVYDALRSARTYKAAFEHNRALEIMQEMSAKHFDPELFACFMSIEDQILTISQQWAD
- a CDS encoding type II toxin-antitoxin system Phd/YefM family antitoxin, which produces MMTLTATEARKTFFELIKQANQQHEMFQVQHKTGNAVIMSAEDYESLQETLHLLSQPDFKQTFSQSVAQADSGDLASFDEVFGEPQ
- the tpx gene encoding thiol peroxidase, which translates into the protein MATITLKGNPIETVGELPTIGTMAPEAALTQADLNDILLADLKGSRLVLNVFPSIDTSVCAASVRMFNQQAAQLDNTKVLCISADLPFAQARFCGAEGIENLIMLSTFRHDVFGSAFGLTIKTGPLAGLLSRAIIVIDETGQIIYTEQVPEIAQEPNYSAALAAL
- a CDS encoding YceI family protein; translated protein: MKKLKALFIGAAAVLLAPLVQAQATTYDIDVQGMHASINFKVNHLGFSWLVGRFDKFEGYYVHDPKNPANEKVEVTIDTRSINSNHAERDRHLRSDDFLNVRRYPEAKFVSTSVVNQADGSKLIKGNFTLNGVTQPLEIVATKIGEGTDPWGGYRSGFEGSTEFKMKDFNFKRDLGPGSATVYLDLHIEGIKR
- a CDS encoding FAD-dependent oxidoreductase, with amino-acid sequence MSGATLGGLKTVGIVGAGLVGRVLALNLIQRGIQVTLYEKDSANTQPNAAGYTAAGMLAPFAELELMDAQLFQLGVRSIELWPDLLNWMAEQDCAVDFQHRGSLILAHHNDRADLQHFMRQLTHKLPDGYQVEPLNNARLTQLEPELAHHHQAWWLPNEGQVDSTQFFAQSERLLKNNPLVEWRENQPVEHLANRQIEGITFDWVFDCRGLGAKADIQDLRGVRGEVFWLDAPEVKLSRPVRLMHPRYRIYIVPRANGRYVIGASEIESDDRSPMSVRSSLELLSAVYSVHPGFAEARIVNQLTNCRPALGDNLPRIEQFDGLTRINGLYRHGYLFSPAIVEKALAQLV